One Candidatus Planktophila sp. genomic region harbors:
- the rodA gene encoding rod shape-determining protein RodA: MSQISARQRLYRRSRSSIFHGFDPVLTAAVALLLVMGTLLVYAATRDWYARNGLDPQYYLKRHVINIAIGVLLAYGTTVIDYRLLRAYTPIFWGLSVLGLVMVLIPALGSTVNGARAWIALPGGFQIQPAELAKIAIIIGMSMLLSERSHNSNEPSSQDVIQALVIAGLPVLLIIIQPDMGTVFIISASVVTIIAVSGAPSRWVAGLLIVAVLGAVVATKTGVISEYQLNRLQTFVDPNADTQGSGYQLRQARIAVGSGGLLGTGLFNGPQTNGRFVPEQQTDFIFTVAGEELGFIGSGFILLLYLLVLMRAFSIARRTTDPFGRLMTTGVIAWFAFQLFENIGMTLGLMPMTGVPLPFISYGGSSMFATLIGFGLLQNVHARSKG; this comes from the coding sequence ATGAGTCAGATATCTGCACGCCAACGCTTATATCGCCGTAGTCGATCATCAATATTTCATGGGTTTGATCCAGTACTAACTGCTGCAGTTGCTTTACTTCTTGTGATGGGTACTTTATTGGTCTATGCAGCAACACGTGATTGGTATGCGCGCAATGGTTTAGATCCACAGTATTACTTAAAACGTCATGTCATTAATATTGCAATAGGAGTTTTATTGGCCTATGGCACAACGGTTATTGATTATCGATTACTGCGGGCGTATACACCTATTTTTTGGGGTTTGAGCGTACTTGGTTTAGTCATGGTCTTGATTCCCGCGCTTGGAAGTACTGTAAATGGTGCACGTGCATGGATTGCCTTACCAGGTGGTTTTCAAATTCAACCGGCAGAGCTGGCAAAGATTGCAATTATTATTGGAATGTCAATGTTGCTTTCGGAGCGAAGCCACAATAGTAATGAACCATCTTCGCAAGATGTAATACAGGCGCTAGTAATTGCAGGGCTACCAGTCCTGTTGATTATTATTCAGCCCGATATGGGCACTGTTTTTATTATTAGTGCATCTGTCGTAACAATTATTGCCGTCTCTGGCGCACCATCGCGTTGGGTCGCCGGTTTACTCATTGTTGCAGTTCTAGGAGCAGTGGTGGCGACAAAAACCGGTGTGATTAGCGAGTATCAACTTAATCGTTTGCAAACATTCGTAGACCCGAACGCAGATACGCAAGGCTCAGGTTATCAACTGCGACAAGCTCGAATCGCCGTTGGCTCTGGTGGCTTACTCGGAACTGGCCTGTTCAATGGCCCTCAAACAAATGGGCGTTTTGTGCCTGAACAGCAAACTGACTTTATCTTTACCGTTGCCGGTGAGGAGCTTGGATTCATAGGAAGCGGTTTTATTCTCCTTTTATACCTGCTGGTGCTCATGCGCGCCTTTTCCATTGCTCGGCGCACAACCGATCCCTTTGGGCGTTTAATGACCACGGGGGTAATCGCATGGTTTGCCTTCCAACTCTTTGAAAATATTGGGATGACGCTTGGACTCATGCCAATGACTGGTGTACCCCTTCCATTCATCTCCTATGGAGGATCATCAATGTTCGCCACGTTAATCGGCTTTGGGCTCCTTCAGAACGTTCACGCGCGCTCAAAGGGCTAA
- the mrdA gene encoding penicillin-binding protein 2 yields the protein MNQRSRLNLLVFQILVISLMVALFGRLFYLQVAAGPKYREAALSIQSRDVIYPATRGLIVDSSGVPLALNKVGLAITIDRIAIDLQQDKGVSVMKRLSKLLKLKYRDIYRNTRLCGELPTGQRAGCWTGSRYQPIPITKEADTETALQIVERSDQFPGVNAEPIAIRNYPGIAGLNAAHVLGYVGPLTDSDLAKGNGKQYFRSESIGKSGLEFSYDSYLRGTPGIKTLIVDRKEAITAQGQNTESIPGNHLVTSLDARLQAAVEVALADAVLRGRANGYTSDSGAAVVMDVRNGQVLAMASYPTYDPNAFEKGLTVQQASDLYSESKGVPALSRAMQGLFAPASTFKSVSVVAAASAGYNLNASYNCPSEVQVGDRAFQNFESRSQGVMSLKKAIADSCDTIWYRIAFDEWLRDGGLRPKSNPNDYFFKAAQSFKITQRVGIDLPSESTSRLADRAYKKSWYQQNKDFYCNYTDRATKAQQTPFLVLLAKENCVDGDKIRAGDAVNFSIGQGDTVVTPLKLTQMYAAIGNGGTIWQMMIGKAIVKTDGTVIKTMSPQKLGKLTASKSTLKFLHGALREVVISGTGAGAFSGFPISVSGKTGTAEVFGRNLDGSLKDNTSWFASYAPTEKPRFAVVMMVSQGGFGASTSGVGVRKIYEALFGVRGNEVIPGAALFVDGKPPVKLPKISPATKPKVTP from the coding sequence ATGAACCAGCGCTCGAGACTGAACCTACTTGTCTTTCAAATTTTAGTAATTTCACTCATGGTCGCCTTATTTGGTCGACTTTTCTACCTCCAAGTAGCGGCCGGACCTAAGTATCGCGAAGCAGCTTTAAGTATTCAAAGTCGAGATGTTATATATCCTGCAACACGTGGATTAATCGTTGACTCATCTGGTGTACCTCTGGCTTTAAACAAAGTAGGACTAGCAATAACAATAGATCGAATCGCCATTGATCTGCAGCAAGATAAAGGCGTAAGCGTTATGAAACGCTTAAGCAAACTCTTAAAACTCAAATATAGAGATATTTATCGCAACACTCGTCTGTGTGGGGAGTTGCCAACTGGTCAAAGGGCCGGGTGTTGGACGGGTTCACGCTACCAACCGATTCCGATTACAAAAGAGGCTGATACAGAAACTGCACTTCAGATCGTTGAACGCTCCGATCAATTTCCTGGTGTAAATGCCGAACCAATAGCGATTCGAAATTATCCAGGAATTGCTGGGCTCAATGCCGCGCATGTTCTAGGTTACGTTGGTCCATTAACCGATAGCGATCTTGCTAAAGGAAATGGAAAACAGTATTTTCGAAGCGAGTCAATTGGCAAGTCAGGTTTAGAGTTTTCATATGATTCTTATCTGCGAGGAACCCCAGGCATAAAAACGCTAATTGTTGATCGAAAAGAGGCAATTACTGCGCAAGGCCAAAACACTGAATCTATTCCGGGCAATCACTTAGTAACTTCACTGGATGCGCGGTTACAAGCGGCTGTAGAGGTTGCACTAGCTGATGCAGTATTGCGAGGCCGGGCAAATGGATATACATCTGATTCCGGTGCAGCCGTCGTGATGGATGTCCGTAATGGTCAAGTTTTAGCCATGGCTTCATATCCAACATATGATCCGAACGCCTTCGAAAAAGGATTAACGGTTCAACAAGCATCAGATCTTTATAGTGAGAGTAAAGGCGTTCCGGCACTCTCGCGCGCGATGCAAGGGCTATTTGCTCCAGCATCTACATTTAAATCTGTTTCAGTCGTTGCCGCGGCATCTGCGGGTTATAACCTCAACGCATCTTATAACTGTCCGTCAGAAGTTCAAGTTGGAGATAGAGCTTTTCAAAACTTTGAAAGTAGATCGCAGGGAGTAATGAGTTTAAAGAAAGCCATTGCCGACTCATGTGACACCATTTGGTATCGAATAGCCTTTGATGAGTGGTTACGAGATGGTGGCCTTCGCCCAAAGTCCAACCCGAATGATTATTTCTTTAAGGCCGCTCAAAGTTTTAAAATCACTCAAAGGGTTGGTATTGATTTACCTTCTGAATCAACGTCACGTCTGGCCGATAGAGCATATAAAAAGAGTTGGTATCAACAGAACAAAGATTTTTACTGTAACTATACGGATCGAGCAACTAAAGCGCAGCAGACGCCATTCTTAGTTTTACTGGCTAAAGAAAACTGCGTGGATGGTGACAAGATTCGTGCAGGAGATGCCGTGAACTTTTCCATTGGTCAAGGTGACACTGTTGTTACTCCACTGAAGTTGACTCAGATGTATGCAGCTATCGGTAATGGTGGAACTATCTGGCAGATGATGATTGGAAAGGCTATTGTTAAAACCGATGGGACAGTTATTAAAACTATGTCACCTCAAAAGCTAGGTAAATTGACTGCCTCTAAATCGACTTTAAAGTTTTTACACGGCGCTTTGCGCGAAGTAGTTATCTCCGGAACCGGCGCGGGAGCTTTCTCAGGATTCCCAATATCAGTCAGTGGAAAGACTGGAACGGCAGAAGTATTTGGTCGCAACCTCGACGGCTCGCTCAAAGACAACACATCGTGGTTTGCCTCATATGCACCAACTGAAAAACCACGATTTGCAGTAGTGATGATGGTTAGCCAAGGTGGATTTGGTGCTTCAACATCAGGTGTTGGGGTTCGCAAGATTTACGAAGCGCTCTTTGGAGTCAGAGGAAACGAAGTAATTCCGGGTGCAGCGCTCTTTGTAGATGGAAAACCACCCGTAAAGCTTCCTAAGATTTCTCCAGCAACTAAGCCTAAGGTAACTCCATGA
- the mreC gene encoding rod shape-determining protein MreC, whose translation MRRDGGGRNRLLLIILIVTALFMITLDLRGVGLLENARSGTQSVLSPFQRAGNVVLTPFKNFFSDLTHLGRTRTQIEKLRSENAKLRAQLITRKSADAALNQLKTILDLAGTAGYKIVNARVISQGSSQSFSQTITIDAGTKAGVRKNMTVLSEAGLAGVVKEVYSNSALVSLATDPSFKIGIRIAGTQQIGILSGQGTRSASLQLIDNLTNVKVGDILLSRGSLANRPFVPGVPVGYVTAVDNSAGSIAQSATVHLYTNFSTLGVVAVVLGAPLMNPGDALVPVKPEPTPIPTVTIFVTPSPIPTE comes from the coding sequence ATGCGCAGAGATGGTGGAGGGCGAAACCGTCTGCTCTTAATTATTCTCATCGTTACCGCTCTATTTATGATCACCCTTGATTTACGAGGTGTCGGATTGCTTGAAAATGCACGGTCGGGGACTCAGAGCGTACTTTCTCCATTTCAGCGTGCTGGAAATGTAGTACTTACTCCTTTCAAAAACTTTTTTTCAGATCTAACTCACTTAGGTCGTACTCGAACTCAAATTGAGAAATTACGTTCCGAAAATGCCAAGTTAAGAGCCCAATTAATAACTCGTAAGAGTGCAGATGCGGCATTGAATCAATTAAAAACTATTTTGGATTTGGCGGGCACAGCTGGCTATAAAATTGTGAACGCTCGAGTAATTAGTCAGGGATCTAGTCAATCTTTTTCACAAACAATTACAATAGATGCTGGAACAAAAGCAGGTGTTAGAAAGAACATGACCGTGTTATCAGAGGCTGGGTTAGCAGGAGTTGTTAAAGAGGTTTATTCCAATTCAGCCTTGGTCTCATTAGCAACTGATCCATCATTTAAAATTGGAATCCGGATTGCAGGAACCCAGCAGATAGGCATTCTTTCTGGTCAAGGAACTCGTTCGGCAAGCCTTCAATTAATCGACAATTTAACTAATGTAAAAGTGGGAGATATATTGCTCTCGCGGGGAAGCCTTGCAAATCGACCATTTGTTCCTGGAGTACCCGTTGGATATGTAACTGCCGTTGATAACTCGGCCGGTTCCATTGCGCAGAGCGCAACAGTGCACCTATATACAAATTTTTCTACTCTTGGCGTAGTCGCAGTAGTTCTCGGTGCGCCACTGATGAATCCAGGCGATGCCCTTGTTCCTGTAAAACCTGAGCCAACACCAATTCCTACGGTAACCATTTTCGTCACGCCTTCGCCGATTCCAACGGAGTAA
- a CDS encoding rod shape-determining protein — protein MASQNRMSFIGRDMAVDLGTANTLVYVRGRGIVLNEPSVVAVNQDTGGILAVGKEAKDMIGRTPGNIVAIRPLKDGVIADFETTERMLRYFIQKVHRRRYLAKPRIVVCVPSGITGVEQRAVKDAAYAAGARKVYIIEEPMAAAIGAGLPIHEPTGNMVVDIGGGTTEVAVISLGGIVCSLSIRVGGDELDQSIINWVKREFSLLLGERTAEEIKMAIGSAYPLAGENDAEIRGRDLATGLPKTIVVSAAEIRKAIEEPVNAIVNAVKSTLDKTPPELASDLMDRGIVLTGGGALLKGLDERLRKETGMPIHVAERPLDAVVEGSGKCIEEFEALEKVLISEPRR, from the coding sequence ATGGCGTCACAAAACAGAATGTCGTTTATTGGCCGGGATATGGCCGTTGACCTCGGCACTGCGAATACTCTCGTATACGTGCGAGGGCGTGGAATTGTTTTGAACGAGCCATCAGTAGTTGCAGTCAATCAAGATACTGGCGGAATTTTAGCCGTTGGTAAAGAGGCAAAAGATATGATTGGCCGTACTCCAGGAAATATCGTTGCAATTCGTCCACTCAAAGATGGCGTTATCGCGGACTTTGAAACTACCGAACGTATGTTGCGTTACTTCATCCAAAAGGTTCACCGCCGTCGCTATTTAGCAAAGCCTCGCATTGTTGTCTGTGTACCCTCAGGAATTACTGGCGTAGAACAACGCGCAGTTAAAGATGCGGCCTATGCAGCAGGTGCACGTAAAGTTTATATTATTGAAGAGCCAATGGCGGCCGCAATTGGAGCAGGTCTTCCCATTCATGAACCGACTGGAAATATGGTCGTTGATATCGGTGGTGGCACAACTGAAGTTGCAGTTATTTCTCTTGGCGGAATTGTCTGTTCGCTCTCAATTCGCGTCGGTGGTGACGAACTTGATCAATCTATTATTAACTGGGTTAAGCGTGAATTTTCGCTACTTTTGGGTGAGCGCACAGCAGAAGAGATCAAGATGGCTATCGGTTCGGCGTATCCTCTAGCCGGTGAAAATGATGCTGAAATTCGTGGACGTGACTTAGCCACGGGACTTCCAAAGACAATCGTCGTATCAGCGGCAGAGATTCGCAAAGCTATCGAAGAGCCGGTCAATGCCATAGTAAATGCGGTCAAGAGCACGCTGGATAAGACGCCACCGGAGTTAGCCTCAGATCTTATGGATCGTGGAATTGTTTTGACCGGCGGCGGTGCATTGCTGAAAGGCCTTGATGAACGTCTCCGTAAAGAAACGGGAATGCCGATTCATGTTGCAGAGCGCCCCCTCGATGCCGTTGTAGAAGGATCTGGAAAGTGCATCGAAGAGTTTGAAGCTTTAGAAAAAGTTTTAATTTCCGAACCTCGCCGATAG
- the ndk gene encoding nucleoside-diphosphate kinase, protein MEKTLVLVKPDGVHRGLVGEVISRIEAKGYSIDALRMLHADRELLEQHYAEHVGKVFYEPLVEFMMSGPIVAIVASGNRVIEGFRALAGLTDPTVAAPGTIRGDLARDQGTKVVQNIVHGSDSTESAAREIKIFFPN, encoded by the coding sequence ATTGAGAAAACGCTGGTCCTAGTAAAGCCAGATGGGGTCCATAGAGGCTTAGTAGGCGAAGTCATTTCCCGTATCGAAGCCAAGGGATATTCCATTGATGCATTGAGAATGTTACACGCCGATCGGGAGTTGCTAGAGCAACACTACGCAGAACATGTTGGTAAGGTTTTTTATGAGCCGCTCGTTGAGTTCATGATGTCAGGTCCGATTGTTGCCATCGTTGCATCTGGTAATCGCGTTATCGAGGGATTTCGTGCTCTAGCTGGTCTGACCGATCCAACAGTTGCCGCACCTGGCACGATTCGTGGGGACTTAGCTCGAGATCAAGGAACTAAAGTAGTTCAAAATATTGTGCATGGCTCCGATTCAACAGAATCTGCCGCGCGCGAGATTAAAATTTTCTTCCCTAATTAA
- a CDS encoding DUF4233 domain-containing protein codes for MRVLGASVLVMESLALGFAILLATKDQSASTIIYGSIISFLLFMTAGFLKHRSAFYLASILQIFMISFGFFVPSFIVIGMIFAGLWVAAIIVGRKGEAARAALMAQAQEKGQ; via the coding sequence GTGAGAGTTTTAGGTGCATCGGTACTGGTAATGGAGTCATTGGCACTTGGTTTTGCAATCTTGCTAGCAACTAAGGATCAATCTGCCTCGACAATCATCTACGGCTCCATAATCTCATTTCTGCTATTTATGACAGCGGGGTTTCTCAAGCACCGCTCAGCTTTCTATCTTGCCTCAATACTTCAGATTTTCATGATCTCCTTTGGCTTCTTCGTGCCATCCTTTATTGTCATAGGGATGATTTTTGCGGGCTTATGGGTCGCTGCCATCATTGTTGGGCGAAAGGGCGAGGCTGCTCGCGCAGCCCTCATGGCACAGGCCCAGGAAAAGGGCCAATAG
- a CDS encoding folylpolyglutamate synthase/dihydrofolate synthase family protein encodes MIISPEDQERIDAIEQALLARWPEIRIAPTTVRIAALVDILGSPQLTYPTIHVGGTNGKTTTTRMIDALLFAHGLRTGCFTSPHLETYLERIAINGQPIDPKALIFAYNDIAAYLDLIDSKFPDPISFFEAITALGFVAFAEHPVDVAVIEVGMGGEWDATNVIDADVSVIMPIGFDHMEYLGHTLHEIASTKAGIIKEGGFIVLAQQEPEAAKELIRKAAEVGADVVREGIEYSLASRAVAVGGQLITIKGMHEVYEDIFLPLHGKHQAANAASALVAVEAFFGEQPLDIEAVRSGFAAVTSPGRCEVVHREPTIILDAAHNPHGAKALAETLANEFNFDEIVAVVGVFGDKDAAGILQELESVVDHVIVTQSSSDRAMPSGELEKIASQVFGADRVFEVGELHAALDRAVSDALRPLSEDTIGIIVTGSVVTVGQARSYIRKRFSQ; translated from the coding sequence ATGATTATCTCGCCAGAAGATCAAGAACGAATAGATGCGATAGAGCAGGCGCTTCTAGCGCGTTGGCCTGAAATAAGAATTGCCCCTACGACTGTGCGAATTGCCGCTCTTGTAGATATTCTCGGCTCACCGCAGTTGACCTATCCAACCATTCACGTGGGAGGGACGAACGGTAAAACCACCACAACACGGATGATTGACGCGCTTTTGTTTGCACATGGCCTTCGAACAGGGTGTTTTACGAGTCCGCATCTAGAGACTTATCTAGAACGTATTGCAATTAATGGTCAGCCAATTGACCCAAAAGCATTGATTTTTGCTTATAACGACATTGCAGCATATTTAGATTTGATTGATTCGAAATTTCCAGATCCAATATCCTTCTTTGAAGCCATTACTGCACTCGGCTTTGTCGCATTTGCCGAGCATCCCGTTGATGTGGCCGTAATTGAAGTTGGCATGGGTGGAGAATGGGATGCAACAAATGTCATTGATGCCGACGTTTCAGTAATCATGCCAATTGGCTTTGATCATATGGAGTATTTGGGCCACACTCTTCACGAGATTGCCAGTACGAAAGCTGGAATTATTAAAGAGGGTGGCTTTATTGTTCTGGCTCAGCAAGAGCCCGAAGCGGCAAAAGAGTTAATTCGAAAAGCCGCTGAAGTTGGTGCCGATGTAGTTCGCGAAGGTATCGAATACTCACTTGCATCTCGTGCTGTAGCAGTAGGTGGTCAATTAATTACAATCAAAGGAATGCACGAGGTCTATGAAGATATTTTTCTTCCGCTACATGGCAAGCACCAGGCCGCCAATGCCGCAAGTGCCCTAGTTGCAGTGGAAGCGTTCTTTGGTGAACAGCCTTTAGATATTGAGGCCGTCCGCAGCGGTTTTGCTGCAGTCACATCACCGGGACGTTGTGAAGTTGTTCATCGCGAGCCGACAATTATTCTGGACGCGGCACACAATCCGCATGGTGCAAAGGCACTTGCAGAGACATTGGCGAACGAGTTTAACTTTGATGAGATTGTGGCAGTTGTAGGAGTATTTGGTGATAAAGATGCCGCTGGAATTTTGCAAGAGTTAGAATCCGTTGTTGATCATGTAATAGTTACTCAAAGCTCATCAGATCGTGCAATGCCATCGGGGGAACTTGAAAAAATCGCTTCACAAGTCTTTGGAGCCGATCGAGTTTTTGAAGTGGGTGAACTTCATGCAGCCCTTGATCGCGCAGTCAGTGATGCTCTCCGTCCGCTCAGTGAGGACACGATTGGAATCATTGTGACGGGATCTGTAGTTACCGTTGGCCAAGCTCGCAGTTACATTCGTAAGAGGTTCTCTCAGTGA
- a CDS encoding valine--tRNA ligase — protein sequence MSDELTSNFSPADIEAQLYEKWVAAGYFRANPHSTKPPFTIVIPPPNVTGSLHIGHALDHTLQDTLTRMKRMKGFETLWLPGMDHAGIATQNVVEKQLATQGLTRHDVGRDGFIKKVWEWKSESGGVILDQMRRLGDSVDWSREAFTMDAGLSTAVLTIFKKLYDQGLIYRAERIINWCPRCLTALSDIEVDHQDDAGEFVQVRYGEGDIHITVATTRAETMLGDGAVAVHPDDERYKHLVGKLVLLPLANRYIPIIADELVEMDFGTGAVKVTAAHDPNDFEMAVRHNVPFVVIMNEHGVMDGSGTVFDGMDRFDARKAVVEALRAEGRIMEEKRPYIHAVGHCSRCDTTVEPRLSKQWFVKVAPLAKAAGDAVRDGRVKIEPDELAPRYFDWIDNMHDWCISRQLWWGHRIPVWYGPLGEVVVVGPGEQAPSGYTQDPDVLDTWFSSALWPFSTLGWPAQSDDLKKFYPTSVLITGYDILFFWVARMMMFGLFAMDGVQPFHTIALHGLVRDQFGKKMSKSKGNTVDPLEFMDKYGADALRFTLARGANPGKDQAIAEEWIAGSRNFATKLWNATRFAMLNGATVKGDLPDISTLNEIDKWILNRLSETISEVDVLLERYEFARACELMYHFAWDDVCDWYLELSKESLSSGKAEGTKRVLGFVLDQLFRLMHPIMPFITETMWTALTGGESLVIAQWPLAQADHIDKKAEKLVREIQEIITDVRRFRNDQGIKTSQKIPARFVAPAHLNEYLGAMAFVLRLDLGEITPTAHCEIGNVTVEFDLTNSIDVGAERARLEKDLASAQKDKQTAEVKLNNQGFMANAPENVVVEIRERLEKTSADIERISAQLLKLLQA from the coding sequence ATGTCCGACGAGCTAACTTCCAACTTTTCACCCGCCGATATTGAGGCGCAACTCTATGAAAAGTGGGTCGCCGCTGGATACTTCAGAGCCAATCCGCACTCTACAAAGCCACCCTTCACCATCGTTATTCCACCTCCAAATGTCACGGGCTCGTTGCATATCGGACATGCCTTAGACCACACGTTGCAAGACACCCTCACACGCATGAAACGCATGAAGGGCTTTGAGACATTGTGGCTACCTGGAATGGATCACGCCGGTATTGCAACACAAAACGTGGTTGAAAAGCAGTTAGCGACACAAGGTCTCACACGTCATGACGTAGGCCGAGATGGGTTTATAAAGAAAGTTTGGGAGTGGAAATCCGAATCGGGGGGAGTGATTTTAGATCAGATGCGTCGCTTAGGCGATAGTGTCGACTGGTCACGTGAAGCTTTCACAATGGATGCTGGACTATCCACCGCAGTGCTAACAATTTTTAAGAAACTCTATGACCAAGGCCTTATATATCGCGCAGAAAGAATCATTAATTGGTGTCCACGCTGTTTAACTGCTCTCTCAGATATTGAAGTTGACCATCAGGACGATGCGGGCGAGTTTGTTCAAGTTCGTTACGGAGAAGGCGACATTCACATCACTGTGGCAACTACTCGTGCCGAAACGATGCTTGGCGACGGTGCAGTCGCAGTTCATCCAGACGATGAACGTTATAAGCACTTAGTTGGGAAGCTTGTTTTGCTTCCACTTGCAAATCGATACATTCCAATTATTGCCGATGAGTTAGTTGAAATGGATTTTGGAACTGGTGCGGTCAAAGTAACTGCAGCCCATGATCCAAACGACTTTGAAATGGCGGTACGTCATAACGTTCCATTCGTTGTCATTATGAATGAGCACGGTGTAATGGATGGATCAGGAACGGTATTTGATGGCATGGATCGCTTTGATGCACGCAAAGCCGTAGTTGAAGCTCTTCGCGCAGAAGGTCGCATCATGGAAGAAAAACGTCCGTACATTCACGCAGTAGGTCACTGCTCTCGATGCGACACCACAGTTGAGCCACGATTATCAAAACAATGGTTTGTAAAAGTTGCACCACTTGCAAAGGCGGCAGGGGATGCAGTCCGAGATGGTCGCGTAAAAATTGAACCAGACGAGTTAGCGCCCCGTTATTTTGATTGGATCGATAACATGCATGACTGGTGTATTTCACGCCAGTTGTGGTGGGGACATCGAATTCCAGTGTGGTATGGACCGCTTGGTGAAGTAGTTGTAGTTGGACCTGGCGAACAGGCTCCATCTGGTTACACACAAGATCCAGATGTATTAGATACTTGGTTCTCATCGGCGCTCTGGCCATTTTCAACGCTTGGATGGCCCGCCCAAAGCGATGATTTAAAGAAGTTTTATCCAACTTCCGTCCTAATAACCGGCTATGACATTTTGTTCTTCTGGGTGGCTCGTATGATGATGTTTGGACTTTTTGCAATGGATGGCGTGCAGCCATTTCATACTATCGCTCTTCACGGTTTAGTACGCGATCAATTCGGTAAGAAAATGTCGAAATCAAAGGGAAACACCGTTGACCCACTTGAGTTTATGGATAAGTACGGCGCCGATGCACTGCGCTTTACTCTGGCGCGCGGTGCAAACCCAGGTAAAGATCAAGCCATTGCTGAAGAGTGGATCGCAGGCTCTCGTAACTTTGCGACCAAACTATGGAATGCAACACGCTTTGCAATGCTAAATGGTGCCACCGTTAAAGGTGACCTACCTGATATTTCAACTCTTAATGAAATTGATAAGTGGATTCTAAACCGTTTATCTGAAACGATTTCAGAAGTTGATGTTCTCCTCGAGCGGTACGAATTTGCGCGTGCATGTGAACTGATGTATCACTTTGCTTGGGATGATGTTTGTGATTGGTACCTAGAGCTTTCAAAAGAGAGCCTCTCATCTGGAAAGGCCGAAGGAACTAAGCGGGTACTTGGTTTTGTTCTCGATCAACTATTTCGCCTAATGCATCCAATCATGCCGTTTATAACGGAAACAATGTGGACCGCATTAACTGGTGGAGAATCCCTAGTAATCGCGCAGTGGCCACTAGCTCAGGCAGACCACATAGATAAAAAGGCTGAAAAGTTAGTTCGCGAAATACAAGAGATTATTACTGATGTGCGTAGATTCCGTAATGACCAAGGAATTAAAACTTCACAGAAGATTCCGGCCCGCTTTGTTGCTCCAGCTCACTTAAATGAGTACTTAGGTGCGATGGCTTTTGTTTTACGGCTGGATTTAGGCGAAATCACACCAACTGCACATTGTGAAATCGGAAATGTGACGGTTGAGTTTGATTTAACTAACTCAATCGATGTTGGCGCAGAGCGAGCTCGACTTGAAAAAGATTTAGCTAGCGCACAAAAAGATAAGCAAACCGCAGAGGTAAAGTTAAATAACCAAGGCTTTATGGCTAATGCCCCTGAGAACGTTGTTGTCGAGATTCGAGAGAGATTAGAGAAGACATCGGCAGATATCGAACGCATCTCTGCACAATTGTTAAAGTTACTCCAGGCATGA